From Ptychodera flava strain L36383 chromosome 2, AS_Pfla_20210202, whole genome shotgun sequence, the proteins below share one genomic window:
- the LOC139123030 gene encoding stabilin-2-like, translating into MLLNQIRVCLLCFCLLGQLVAGEEQVLYSTGKDSDDKIRGVYPLISNELCAVECLRHWEICDYFTFIDGIFCHLRNDKPGTSLGTVSSLSLVDAEAVGKSKSSVKSAFYETTPCESDPCQNYGWCISTSVYEFKCVCRVDSGFIGEMCDVPVPKLVPTWSLWTAWTECTVTCGTGYQPRNRVCTYLTIALGRKEGCKGYASDFKKCNIDKCPMSQSDKSLLWPPLSRERYLHYSNLLKSVVDGESTRLRNPPQTPLTDDIRGKWSSWSKCEGPAFPKSPKKWGVRIRTNTVSNRTSSNPVISEDTTPCRPLCGKELFHVQSEEGRYKLNFTEAEAECIKYNARLATYDELYKAWENGMQMCIAGWLADGHPHYPLQASIEKCSGKRGINTYRTASKSSKFNAYCIHVRC; encoded by the exons ATGCTCCTGAATCAAATACGAGTATGTCTACTGTGTTTTTGTCTGCTGGGTCAATTAGTAGCTGGTGAAGAGCAAGTGTTGTACAGCACTGGCAAAGACAGTGATGATAAGATCCGCGGCGTGTACCCATTGATTAGTAACGAACTCTGCGCGGTCGAATGTCTTCGACATTGGGAAATATGTGACTATTTCACATTTATTGATGGGATATTTTGTCATCTACGAAACGACAAGCCAGGGACATCTTTAGGAACAGTGTCGTCACTGTCTCTTGTCGACGCAGAAGCTGTGGGTAAATCAAAATCTTCTGTGAAG AGCGCCTTCTATGAAACCACACCTTGTGAGAGTGATCCTTGTCAGAATTACGGTTGGTGCATCTCAACATCTGTCTATGAATTTAAGTGTGTTTGCCGAGTGGACTCAGGATTTATAGGGGAGATGTGTGATGTTCCAG TACCAAAGCTAGTACCAACCTGGAGTCTGTGGACAGCTTGGACGGAATGCACGGTTACCTGTGGCACAGGTTACCAACCGAGGAACAGGGTTTGCACATACCTAACTATCGCTCTTGGTCGTAAAGAAGGTTGTAAAGGATATGCCAGCGACTTCAAAAAGTGTAACATTGATAAGTGTCCAA TGTCCCAAAGCGACAAAAGCCTACTCTGGCCACCATTATCACGTGAAAGATACTTGCACTACTCCAACCTTCTGAAATCAGTCGTTGATGGCGAAAGCACACGGTTAAGAAATCCTCCGCAGACTCCACTTACAG ATGACATCCGGGGTAAATGGAGCAGCTGGAGTAAATGTGAAGGGCCTGCATTTCCAAAGTCACCGAAAAAGTGGGGAGTACGCATTCGAACAAACACAGTCTCGAACAGGACGAGCTCTAATCCTGTAATATCAGAAGATACTACTCCTTGCAGACCTTTATGCG GTAAAGAACTTTTCCACGTACAAAGCGAAGAGGGCCGTTATAAACTGAACTTTACAGAAGCTGAAGCTGAATGCATCAAATATAACGCAAGGCTGGCGACCTATGACGAGCTTTACAAGGCATGGGAGAATGGTATGCAAATGTGTATAGCTGGTTGGCTGGCAGATGGGCATCCACATTACCCGTTGCAAGCATCAATCGAAAAGTGTTCTGGGAAGAGAGGTATAAATACGTATCGGACTGCTTCAAAATCGAGTAAATTCAACGCATATTGTATTCATGTGAGATGTTGA